A genomic segment from Micromonospora echinaurantiaca encodes:
- a CDS encoding peptide ABC transporter substrate-binding protein, producing MRVSKRATGAVALGAAFALVASGCSGSDSDGGDAGASSDGAITIEGTQPENPLVPSNTTETGGGKIIDWMWTGLVEYPNDGGAPRNALAESIETTDSKVYKIKIKENTKFHDGTPVKAKNFVDAWNWGAYSPNGAQNGSFFADIDGFTEVHTEDPDGAEGPQKAPEPTAKEMKGLKVLDDWTFEVTLAAPTAVFPTKLGYSTFMPLPDAFFTQKPEEFGRKPIGNGPVKFVSWEDDQMIKLTRFDDYQLRDKMKIKDVNVRIYQDDTAAYNDLLSGNIDFMQQVPVSSLAGDKWKTDLGERAIASTTPSTGIIAFPIYDERFRNAKLRKAISLSINRQEISDKIFFGNRKPADSWANPLTPGAAPGNCTSCQFNPEEAKKLLADAGGFTGKLTLAYNADASHKEWMEAVAQQIKTNLGIDAVAEGVPTFAVFRQNINAHKMTGMYRAGWQQDYPDVENWVNPLYVTGGSSNDGQYSNKEVDRLAREASSAANIEESHAKFAEAVKLIDQDVPSVPIYFGGQQSGHSEKVKKLELTNVGELDITSVEL from the coding sequence ATGAGAGTCTCGAAGCGGGCAACGGGCGCGGTCGCGCTGGGCGCGGCGTTCGCGCTCGTCGCGTCCGGCTGCTCGGGCAGCGACAGCGACGGCGGCGACGCCGGCGCCAGCAGCGACGGCGCGATCACCATCGAAGGCACCCAGCCGGAGAACCCCCTGGTGCCGTCGAACACCACCGAGACCGGTGGTGGCAAGATCATCGACTGGATGTGGACCGGCCTGGTCGAGTACCCCAACGACGGTGGTGCTCCGCGGAACGCTCTCGCCGAGTCGATCGAGACGACCGACTCCAAGGTCTACAAGATCAAGATCAAGGAGAACACGAAGTTCCACGACGGCACCCCCGTCAAGGCCAAGAACTTCGTGGACGCCTGGAACTGGGGCGCGTACTCCCCGAACGGTGCCCAGAACGGCAGCTTCTTCGCCGACATCGACGGCTTCACCGAGGTCCACACCGAGGACCCGGACGGCGCCGAGGGCCCGCAGAAGGCCCCCGAGCCGACGGCCAAGGAGATGAAGGGCCTGAAGGTCCTGGACGACTGGACCTTCGAGGTCACCCTCGCGGCCCCGACCGCCGTGTTCCCGACCAAGCTCGGCTACAGCACCTTCATGCCGCTGCCGGACGCCTTCTTCACCCAGAAGCCGGAAGAGTTCGGCCGCAAGCCGATCGGTAACGGCCCGGTGAAGTTCGTGTCGTGGGAAGACGATCAGATGATCAAGCTGACTCGCTTCGACGACTACCAGCTGCGCGACAAGATGAAGATCAAGGACGTCAACGTCCGGATCTACCAGGACGACACGGCCGCCTACAACGATCTGCTGTCCGGCAACATCGACTTCATGCAGCAGGTTCCGGTCTCCTCGCTCGCGGGCGACAAGTGGAAGACCGACCTGGGCGAGCGGGCGATCGCCTCGACCACCCCGTCGACCGGCATCATCGCCTTCCCGATCTACGACGAGCGCTTCCGGAACGCCAAGCTCCGCAAGGCGATCTCGCTGTCGATCAACCGCCAGGAGATCAGCGACAAGATCTTCTTCGGCAACCGCAAGCCGGCCGACAGCTGGGCGAACCCGCTGACCCCGGGTGCCGCGCCGGGTAACTGCACCTCCTGCCAGTTCAACCCGGAGGAGGCCAAGAAGCTCCTGGCCGACGCCGGTGGCTTCACGGGCAAGCTGACCCTGGCCTACAACGCGGACGCCAGCCACAAGGAGTGGATGGAGGCCGTCGCCCAGCAGATCAAGACCAACCTGGGCATCGACGCCGTCGCCGAGGGTGTGCCGACCTTCGCGGTGTTCCGCCAGAACATCAACGCCCACAAGATGACCGGCATGTACCGCGCCGGCTGGCAGCAGGACTACCCGGACGTGGAGAACTGGGTCAACCCGCTCTACGTGACCGGTGGTTCCTCGAACGACGGCCAATACAGCAACAAGGAGGTCGACCGGCTGGCCAGGGAGGCGAGCTCCGCGGCGAACATCGAGGAGTCGCACGCCAAGTTCGCCGAGGCGGTCAAGCTCATCGACCAGGACGTTCCGTCGGTGCCGATCTACTTCGGTGGCCAGCAGTCCGGCCACTCGGAGAAGGTCAAGAAGCTCGAGCTGACCAACGTCGGCGAGCTCGACATCACCTCGGTCGAGCTCTGA